GCTTAAATTTGCCCCCCAAAGCGCCTTTTGCACGCACTTTGTTTGCATACGGCCGCTAAAATCAGGCTGCGTCATATGAAACGCGTCGCAGTTTGAGCTCTCGCCCGCGATAACGACGTTTGAGATTTCATCCCTGCTTGCTACAAAAAACGCTGCGCCTTCGCCGATATTTATGCCGTCTCGATTTTTAGAAAACGGATTGGTTTCGCGCTCGCTTAGGATGCCTAGGCTATCAAAGCCGTTTATCGTTAGCGTATTTAGGCTATCCACGCCGCCGCAGATTACGGCGTCGCAGATACCGGGCTCCAGCAGCCTTTTTGCCGTTATGATCGCCTTGACGCCCGACGTACAGGCGGTCGAGACGGAAAACGCAACCGAACTAAGCCCGTAAAAATCGGCGATAAATTCGGACGGATTGGCTAAAGAGTTGCGACTGACGCCAAATTTTGAAGCATCAAAAAACCCCGTCGCGGCAAAATCCTTAAACGTTTCGTAGTTTTCCTCCACGCCGCTAGTAGTCGTGCCCACCACTACGCCGACGCGGTTTTTGCCGTACTTTTTGATAGCGTCTCGCACGTCTTTATCTATCTGCAAAAGCGCGCTTAAAACCAGAGCGTTGGTGCGCGTTTGCAAGTGTTTTGGCGTGTTTTGGCTAAATTTAGCCAGCGGAGCGCGGGCTTTGCCGAGAATAAAGCTTTTATCCGCCCTAAAGCCTTCGCAAACGCTCAAAAATCTCTTTTTGCCGCATAAATTTGCAAAATTTTCCTCCGCGCCGACTCCGGCTGCGCTGATGATGGCTGGCTTACTAACGTATATCAAGGGCTCTTACCTTAAAATTTTCGTTATTTGCCGTTATGACGGCCTCTTTTTGGTTTGATTTTATGACACTTAGCACTTTAACAAAAAGCTCGTTGTAGGCGCTATTTGGCGGCAAAAAGCCGATAGCTTCAAATTCGCCGCTCGGCCTTAAAACCCGCCTAGCCAGCGGAGTGCCCATGGAGTTTATCATCGTGAAATAAAAATCCTCTTTTTCATGCGAAATATAGAGCAAATTTGAGCCGCTTTGAGAAATCACTTCAAACTCGCGTTTGTCGAAATTTACGATCTGTGGAACATCAAATTTAGCCTTCGCCGCGCATCCGCAAAAAAAGATCGTCGTCGTAAAAATAAGTAAAAATTTAAAAGCCCTTTTAAGCCTCACTCGCTAGCCGCCCTATTAAAATCTTTATTGTTTTTTAGAATAATTTTAAATTATATCTTTTTTACCTTAAACCTACAGCGCAGAGCTTGCCTCCGGCTAAAGGCCGCGCAAATTTATAAATGCAATCTTGGCGGAATACGGATTTTAGGCGCTTAAAATAATCTACTCCCCCAACCCCATCCTCACGCGGTTTACGCAAGTAACCGCTAGTAAAAAC
The window above is part of the uncultured Campylobacter sp. genome. Proteins encoded here:
- a CDS encoding beta-ketoacyl synthase N-terminal-like domain-containing protein — translated: MIYVSKPAIISAAGVGAEENFANLCGKKRFLSVCEGFRADKSFILGKARAPLAKFSQNTPKHLQTRTNALVLSALLQIDKDVRDAIKKYGKNRVGVVVGTTTSGVEENYETFKDFAATGFFDASKFGVSRNSLANPSEFIADFYGLSSVAFSVSTACTSGVKAIITAKRLLEPGICDAVICGGVDSLNTLTINGFDSLGILSERETNPFSKNRDGINIGEGAAFFVASRDEISNVVIAGESSNCDAFHMTQPDFSGRMQTKCVQKALWGANLSNVDYINLHGTGTQANDKIEAKIVHSLMPLVPASSVKPLIGHTLGAAGAIESALCAMLCARGETALPPHVYDGVYDDEIERINLVKFGQRAVVNSAMSLSFAFGGDNAAIVFGRAR